The sequence TAAAACGATGGCCAATCTGGCGCCGCTTCTGCTCAGGATCGCTGACTTCGGCCAGGTCCGCGAGAAAGGCCTCAATGGCATTGACCGCGACTAATTGCATCTGCATGTTTCGTTCGAATGTGTCGATCACTTGCTGCGCTTCGCCAAGGCGCAGCAACCCATGGTCCACGAAAAAGCATGTCAATTGATCGCCGATCGCTTCATGAAGCAGGGCCGCCACCACCGACGAGTCGACCCCGCCCGATAGACCACAGATCACATGCTGCCCTCCAACCCGTTCGCGAATACACAGCACGCTTTCCTCGATGAAATTGCTGGCAGTCCAATCGGGGATGGCGCCACAGATATCCACCGCGAAGGCGCGCAACATCTCGGATCCTTGGGGCGTGTGGGTTACTTCAGGATGGAATTGCAAGCCGTAACAGCTGCTTTCCTGGTCTCCTATGGCTGCGCAGGGTGAATTTTGCGAGGTAGCCAGGACCTGCCAGCCCGGCGGCAAGGCCTCGAGTCGATCGCCGTGGCTCATCCAGACAGACATGGGATTGGCGACCGGGGCATGGGATTGTGCGGTTGCAGTCGAACTGCCCTCCCGCTCGGTCCGCTCGCCAATCCTGGCAAACAGCGCATTGTCCGGCTGCAGCAACTCTATATCGGCCGGCCCGTACTCACGGGCGGCAGCCGGAGCCACGCGGCCACCCAGGTTGTGAGCCAGAAGTTGCATGCCGTAACAGATGCCCAAAACCGGCAGGCCCGACTCGAGAACATAGGAGGGCAGGGCTGGCGCGCCAGGCTCGTAGACACTGGCCGGGCCACCGCTGAGAATGAAACCCTTGATGGTCCTGTTAGCCAACACCTCTTCAGCGGGTTCATCCCAATAAACCAGTTCTGAAAAGACGTTCTGCTCTCGCACCCGCCGGGCGATCAGCTGGGCGTATTGAGAGCCGAAATCGAGCACGATAATGGTGTCGTGGGGCATGATAGAACTGCCATTTACTCCAGAGCTCTTGGGGACTCGTGCAATCTTAATCCTGAAAAACGATCCTGCCGTTGTCCATATTGCTGATAATGGCCAGGGATTCGATGGGCACTTGCCAGTGGCCAAGGTCGTTCCTGCCGCTTTCGAAGGACTTTTCGATGACAGCGCCGATTCCAACCATGGTTGCACCAGCGGTTAAAACCAGGCGAGCCATAGCTTCGATGGTTTTACCGGTAGCCAGGAAGTCGTCGATCACCAGCACACGGTCTCCAGGTCCGAGGAACTCTGGCGAGACGGTTAATGTTACCTCCCGGCCTTTGGTGTGGCTGGGTGCGGTTTCGACTATGGCATTGGGGTGCATGGTGATCGGTTTTGTCTTGCGCGCGTAGACGACCGGTACTCCCAGGGCCAGGGCTGTGGTTAGCGCAGGCGCAATGCCGCTAA is a genomic window of Chloroflexota bacterium containing:
- the guaA gene encoding glutamine-hydrolyzing GMP synthase, with amino-acid sequence MPHDTIIVLDFGSQYAQLIARRVREQNVFSELVYWDEPAEEVLANRTIKGFILSGGPASVYEPGAPALPSYVLESGLPVLGICYGMQLLAHNLGGRVAPAAAREYGPADIELLQPDNALFARIGERTEREGSSTATAQSHAPVANPMSVWMSHGDRLEALPPGWQVLATSQNSPCAAIGDQESSCYGLQFHPEVTHTPQGSEMLRAFAVDICGAIPDWTASNFIEESVLCIRERVGGQHVICGLSGGVDSSVVAALLHEAIGDQLTCFFVDHGLLRLGEAQQVIDTFERNMQMQLVAVNAIEAFLADLAEVSDPEQKRRQIGHRFIRVFEEEAARIALDWSRDGKHSGETIGFLAQGTLYPDVIESASGGKERAARTIKTHHNVGGLPEDMAFTLIEPLRLLFKDEVRAVGEALGLPEEIVWRHPFPGPGLAIRILGEVTWERLETLRQADAILLEELREAGLYRKTAQVFAVLLPVKSVGVMGDNRTYADVVALRAVTTDDFMTADWARLPHALLARISNRIVNEVAGINRVVYDITSKPPGTIEWE
- the xpt gene encoding xanthine phosphoribosyltransferase, which gives rise to MEILKERIRRDGVNLGNGILKVDSFINHQVDPTLMLAVGGALAARFAHLQPNKVFTAEISGIAPALTTALALGVPVVYARKTKPITMHPNAIVETAPSHTKGREVTLTVSPEFLGPGDRVLVIDDFLATGKTIEAMARLVLTAGATMVGIGAVIEKSFESGRNDLGHWQVPIESLAIISNMDNGRIVFQD